Within Desulfobacter sp., the genomic segment ACGATTCCAGGCTTTCTGCCATCCCATGCCATTGATTTTCCAATAATAATTCAACTTGACCAAATCCCCGACGAATGATATAAGAGATGGTTTTGAAATCACCTGACAGGCAGGTGATTCATGTATTAATCCTTGCTCCGGGCCGAAACAGCGGACGGGGCTTTATATCCGCAAGGAGAAAAAATGAGGAAATATGAAACTGTAATTATTTCTGACCCTGATCTTCAGGATCAAACACGTGCCGAACTGTTTGATAAAATCAGAAATATCATTGCCAGAGAAAACGGTATTCTTTTAGACTGTGACGAATGGGGCAGCAAAAAGCTGGCCTATGAAATCAAGAAAAAACTCCGCGGTTACTATACCTGCCTGACCTACGGCGGAACCGGTGACCTGGTAAAAGAGCTTGAAAGAAACCTCCGTCTCAGCGACGACATCATGAAGTTCATGACCATCCTTCTTTCCGACAACGTCACTGCCGAATCCCTTGAACAGGAGCTTGCAGACGCCAAGGAAGCCGAAGCTGCAGAAGAAGCAGCCAAAGCCGAGGAAGCAGCCCAGGCTGAAGAAGAAGCCGAGGAAGCACCTGCCGAAGCGAGCGAAGAAGCTGAAGCCCCTGCTGAAGAAGCCGAAGCAGCCGACACCCAGGAATAATTCATTTACGAAGGAGAGATACTATGTATAAAGGTCAAAGAGGCGGAAAGAACAGATTCTACCAGCGCCGCAAAATCTGCAGATTCTGCGTGGACAGCAACATGGAAATTGATTACAAAAACCCCAAGTCCTTGAGACAGTTCATCACCGAACGGGGCAAAATCATTCCCAGACGGATCACCGGCACCTGCGCCAAACACCAGCGTCAGCTGGCACTGGCCATCAAGCAGTCCCGTCAGATCGCCCTGCTGCCCTTTGTCGGCCGCCCCATGCATTAAAACTTCACAGGATCCGCAAGAGTAAACCATGCCTTTACCCCTGACCCATCCGGCCGTGATCAAGGAAACCCTCAAAGGGATTTCCTTTTGCATCCTGATATTCGGTGCGGTTGTGGCCTTTCCCCTGCTGGGGATATTCGCCCTGTTGCTTCTGCCCCTGCCGGTGTTGTTTTACCGGCTCAAGGTGGGACGGAACTGCGGGCTGGCCATCGTGACAGTCAGCTTTCTCATTTTGCTGCTCATGACACGGGGACTGGCATTCGATAT encodes:
- the rpsF gene encoding 30S ribosomal protein S6, with product MRKYETVIISDPDLQDQTRAELFDKIRNIIARENGILLDCDEWGSKKLAYEIKKKLRGYYTCLTYGGTGDLVKELERNLRLSDDIMKFMTILLSDNVTAESLEQELADAKEAEAAEEAAKAEEAAQAEEEAEEAPAEASEEAEAPAEEAEAADTQE
- a CDS encoding 30S ribosomal protein S18: MYKGQRGGKNRFYQRRKICRFCVDSNMEIDYKNPKSLRQFITERGKIIPRRITGTCAKHQRQLALAIKQSRQIALLPFVGRPMH